Proteins encoded in a region of the Triticum dicoccoides isolate Atlit2015 ecotype Zavitan chromosome 3A, WEW_v2.0, whole genome shotgun sequence genome:
- the LOC119271862 gene encoding isoaspartyl peptidase/L-asparaginase-like gives MVSTPHLPPRARGNLRTLPGSSVIGVAFFLEGAAWYVADRSLDPLFGYTQLLIPATFLLLASQIDYTQYNYTDPICAPNDDDNSRTGTVGCVAVDASGGLASATSTGGLVNKMAGRIGDTPVIGAGTYANALCAVSTTGKGEDIIRHTMARDVVAVMEHRGLSLEEAAARVVAGVPRGSVGLVAVSAAGEVTMPYNTTGMFRACATEDGYSEVAIWPA, from the exons ATGGTATCCACCCCGCACCTCCCTCCGCGTGCCCGGGGAAACCTGAGGACTCTTCCGGGCAGCAGCGTCATCGGCGTCGCATTCTTTCTTGAAGGTGCAGCTTGGTACGTGGCGGATCGGAGCCTCG atcctctattcggctacaCCCAGTTGTTGATTCCCGCAACCTTCCTGCTGCTTGCTTCTCAGATCGACTACACCCAGTACAACTACACCGACCCAATCTGCGCTCCCAACGACGACGACAACAGCCGGACCGGCACGGTGGGCTGCGTGGCCGTCGACGCCTCGGGCGGCCTCGCGTCGGCGACCTCCACGGGCGGGCTGGTGAACAAGATGGCCGGCAGGATCGGCGACACCCCGGTCATCGGCGCCGGCACCTACGCCAACGCCCTCTGCGCCGTGTCCACCACGGGCAAGGGCGAGGACATCATAAGGCACACCATGGCGCGCGACGTGGTGGCGGTGATGGAGCACCGGGGCCTCTCGCTGGAGGAGGCCGCCGCGCGCGTCGTGGCCGGCGTGCCCCGGGGCTCCGTGGGGCTCGTGGCCGTGTCGGCCGCCGGGGAGGTCACCATGCCCTACAACACCACGGGGATGTTCAGGGCGTGCGCCACCGAGGACGGCTACTCCGAGGTTGCCATATGGCCTGCATGA
- the LOC119271133 gene encoding uncharacterized protein LOC119271133 — MAWACRWTTAFRRCARLGAAWLTSPATQHLRPSEAPTAWPLPTSTSWALVSTRRRTTTPPSACNARPCGAVVTAVEVVVVDTTREHDVDDCDGGSAPVVHVYGSVTAKTRAASDDRWVEERSLFHRAKGELARVPRDAAVPLRTAALVSAPLCSDSELQVSAELLDASASWQNPDQEIARGSVVFAPRLAGTDTAEIAGADGKVRVDVTWSTS, encoded by the coding sequence ATGGCTTGGGCTTGCCGCTGGACTACCGCGTTCAGACGGTGCGCCCGCCTGGGGGCAGCATGGCTGACCTCGCCTGCAACCCAGCACCTCCGGCCATCTGAGGCGCCGACCGCTTGGCCATTGCCGACGTCGACCTCATGGGCGCTAGTCAGTACGCGGAGGAGAACGACGACTCCACCCTCAGCCTGTAACGCGCGCCCGTGTGGCGCCGTGGTGACCGCCGTGGAGGTCGTGGTGGTGGACACGACGCGTGAACATGACGTCGACGACTGCGACGGCGGCTCGGCTCCCGTCGTCCACGTCTACGGCTCCGTGACCGCGAAAACCAGAGCGGCTTCGGACGACCGCTGGGTGGAGGAGCGCAGCCTGTTCCACAGGGCGAAAGGCGAGCTGGCCCGCGTGCCCAGAGACGCGGCCGTACCgctgcggacggcggcgctcgtctCCGCGCCGCTGTGCTCGGACTCGGAGCTTCAAGTCTCCGCCGAGCTGCTGGACGCCAGCGCGTCGTGGCAGAACCCCGACCAGGAAATCGCGCGCGGCTCCGTGGTCTTCGCTCCGCGCCTCGCCGGGACCGACACCGCGGAGATCGCCGGCGCCGACGGCAAGGTCAGGGTGGACGTCACTTGGTCGACCTCGTAA